Proteins from one Bacteroides mediterraneensis genomic window:
- a CDS encoding NigD-like protein: MKRVPLLLSTFFCLLFLGACKEDEYVYPNVISTFIDVTTDASGTLQDLITDKGETLQILNREGLDGLTPDSTYRTVSIYEPKETDTQGNATALLYSCQLIIAVKPVTANKLPDGIAKTDPLNVQSVWRSGNYLNLILLPMAKEKSHIFHFIEDGITDNEDGSRTLHLTLYHNQNGDYEAFTRKSYLSIPLWAYEGRLAQGDQVILRINTYEKGFVSYEFTY; the protein is encoded by the coding sequence ATGAAACGGGTTCCCCTTCTTTTAAGCACATTCTTCTGCCTGCTCTTTCTGGGAGCATGCAAGGAGGATGAGTACGTCTACCCCAACGTGATAAGCACTTTTATCGATGTAACGACCGATGCGAGCGGAACCCTTCAGGACCTTATCACCGACAAGGGAGAGACGTTGCAGATTCTCAACCGGGAAGGGCTGGACGGACTGACACCCGATTCGACTTACCGGACAGTATCCATCTATGAGCCCAAGGAAACAGACACACAAGGAAATGCAACAGCCCTGCTGTATTCCTGCCAGCTGATTATTGCCGTGAAGCCGGTGACAGCCAACAAACTGCCAGACGGCATCGCCAAAACCGATCCGCTGAACGTTCAGAGCGTATGGAGATCCGGGAACTACCTCAACCTGATTCTGCTGCCTATGGCCAAAGAAAAAAGCCATATCTTCCATTTCATTGAAGACGGAATCACCGACAATGAGGACGGCAGCCGGACACTTCACCTGACACTCTATCACAACCAGAACGGTGATTATGAGGCGTTCACCCGCAAGAGCTATCTTTCCATACCCTTATGGGCTTACGAAGGACGGCTTGCACAAGGCGACCAGGTGATTCTCCGCATCAACACGTACGAAAAAGGCTTTGTAAGCTACGAATTTACTTACTAA
- a CDS encoding RluA family pseudouridine synthase: MAEDLIDYELDGETPDDIEPIGGEPELYEHFRTVVDKGQAPVRIDKYLFERIVNASRNRIQTAADNGFVMANGKPVKSSYKVKPLDVLTVMMDRPRYENDIIPEDIPLDIVYEDDDLMVINKPAGLVVHPGCGNYHGTLVNAIAWHLRDVPTYNPNDPQVGLVHRIDKDTSGLLVVAKTPDAKTNLGLQFYHKTTKREYNALVWGIVEQDEGTIVGNIGRNPRDRMQMAVMADPTQGKHAVTHYQVLERLGYVTLVKCVLETGRTHQIRVHMKYIGHTLFNDERYGGHEILKGTHFSKYKQFVNNCFEICPRQALHAKTLGFVHPRTGEEMFFTSELPEDMTCLLERWRTYISNRE, encoded by the coding sequence ATGGCAGAAGATTTGATTGATTACGAGCTGGACGGCGAAACGCCAGACGATATTGAACCGATTGGAGGAGAACCGGAACTGTACGAACATTTCCGTACAGTGGTAGACAAGGGACAGGCTCCTGTCCGCATCGACAAATACTTATTCGAACGCATCGTCAATGCGTCGCGCAACCGTATCCAGACGGCGGCCGACAATGGCTTTGTCATGGCCAACGGAAAACCGGTGAAGAGCAGCTACAAGGTAAAGCCGCTGGATGTGCTGACCGTGATGATGGACCGTCCGCGTTACGAGAACGACATCATCCCGGAGGATATTCCTTTGGACATCGTGTATGAGGATGACGACCTGATGGTCATCAACAAACCGGCGGGACTGGTAGTACATCCGGGCTGCGGAAATTATCACGGAACGTTGGTCAATGCCATCGCCTGGCATCTGCGCGACGTGCCGACCTATAATCCGAACGACCCGCAAGTGGGACTGGTGCACCGCATCGACAAGGATACGTCGGGCTTGCTCGTGGTGGCCAAGACACCGGACGCAAAAACCAACCTGGGATTACAGTTCTACCACAAGACCACCAAGCGTGAATACAATGCTTTGGTGTGGGGCATCGTGGAACAGGATGAAGGCACCATCGTGGGCAACATCGGACGAAACCCGCGCGACCGGATGCAGATGGCCGTCATGGCCGACCCGACTCAGGGGAAACATGCTGTCACTCACTATCAGGTGCTGGAACGGCTGGGCTACGTCACGCTGGTGAAATGTGTGCTTGAGACCGGACGCACCCACCAGATTCGCGTACACATGAAATACATCGGCCACACCTTGTTCAATGACGAACGCTACGGCGGCCATGAAATCTTGAAAGGAACTCATTTCAGCAAATACAAACAATTTGTAAACAACTGTTTCGAAATCTGTCCCCGTCAGGCCTTGCATGCCAAGACACTGGGGTTTGTACATCCCCGCACGGGAGAGGAAATGTTTTTCACTTCCGAACTGCCCGAAGACATGACCTGTCTGCTGGAACGATGGAGAACGTATATCAGTAACAGAGAATAA
- a CDS encoding PASTA domain-containing protein, with protein sequence MITLKEFFSFKQNRFFWLNLIAMIVVVIGACWGTLLWLDHYTHHGEAYVVPNVKNKSLGEAQLALHNQKLEGLVVDSSYVKGLPDGMVLDQNPAEGARVKEGRTIYLTVTTSKVPLVKLPDLVDNSSLRQAEAKLKAMGFRLTEPEYVSGEQDWIYGIKYRGRSLMSGDKVPHEAMLTLCVGNTAIRDSLAMDSTQIMISEGVPENSEAEVDDSWF encoded by the coding sequence ATGATAACCCTGAAAGAATTCTTTTCATTCAAACAGAACCGTTTTTTCTGGCTGAACCTGATAGCCATGATTGTGGTTGTTATCGGTGCATGCTGGGGCACACTGCTCTGGCTCGACCACTATACACACCACGGAGAAGCCTACGTGGTGCCCAATGTCAAAAACAAGTCGCTGGGGGAAGCCCAGCTGGCGCTGCATAACCAAAAGCTGGAAGGACTGGTAGTAGACTCCAGCTATGTGAAAGGACTGCCCGACGGTATGGTACTGGACCAGAATCCGGCAGAAGGGGCACGCGTAAAAGAAGGGCGTACCATCTACCTGACCGTTACCACTTCGAAGGTGCCGCTGGTGAAGCTGCCCGATTTGGTTGACAACAGTTCCCTGCGACAGGCAGAGGCCAAACTGAAAGCCATGGGATTCCGTTTGACGGAACCGGAATATGTTTCAGGGGAACAAGACTGGATTTACGGCATCAAATATCGTGGCAGAAGTCTGATGAGCGGGGACAAGGTTCCCCACGAGGCCATGCTGACCTTATGCGTGGGCAACACGGCTATCCGCGATTCGCTGGCCATGGATTCTACCCAAATAATGATAAGTGAAGGAGTACCTGAAAACAGCGAAGCTGAAGTGGATGACTCCTGGTTCTAA
- a CDS encoding D-alanine--D-alanine ligase, whose product MKRTIAIVAGGDSSEHEVSMKSAEGIYSFIDQEKYTLYIVELTKAHWEAILSDGSRAKVDKNDFSFMDHEKKIIPDFAYITIHGTPGENGILQGYFELIGIPYSTCDVLVSAMTFSKFTLNQYLKGFGVRVAESMLVNKRHGISDEEVISKIGLPCFIKPNASGSSFGVTKVKTKEQIQPALQEAFKESDDVMIEAFMDGIELANGCYKTKKDSVVFPITEVVSKNEFFDYNAKYKGEVTEITPARLSPELTSRVQQLTSAIYDILGCKGIVRVDYIITEGEKINMLEINTTPGMTATSFIPQQVRAAGLDIKDVMTNIIEDHFN is encoded by the coding sequence ATGAAACGTACAATTGCGATTGTAGCAGGAGGAGACTCTTCCGAACACGAAGTCTCCATGAAAAGTGCAGAGGGTATCTACTCTTTTATCGACCAGGAAAAATATACCCTTTATATTGTGGAACTGACCAAAGCACACTGGGAAGCCATCCTTTCCGACGGAAGCCGCGCCAAAGTGGACAAGAACGACTTCAGCTTTATGGACCACGAAAAGAAAATCATCCCCGACTTTGCCTATATCACCATCCACGGAACTCCGGGAGAAAACGGTATCCTGCAGGGGTATTTCGAACTGATCGGCATCCCTTACTCTACCTGCGACGTACTGGTATCGGCCATGACTTTCAGCAAGTTCACCCTAAACCAGTATCTGAAAGGTTTCGGCGTACGGGTAGCTGAGTCCATGCTGGTGAACAAACGCCATGGCATCAGCGACGAGGAAGTCATCAGCAAAATCGGACTGCCTTGCTTCATCAAACCCAACGCCAGCGGTTCCAGTTTCGGCGTAACCAAGGTGAAAACCAAGGAACAAATCCAACCGGCCTTGCAAGAAGCCTTCAAGGAATCGGACGACGTGATGATTGAGGCCTTTATGGACGGTATCGAACTGGCCAACGGATGCTACAAGACGAAAAAGGACTCCGTAGTCTTCCCGATTACCGAAGTGGTCAGCAAGAACGAATTCTTTGACTACAACGCCAAATACAAAGGAGAAGTGACGGAAATCACACCGGCACGCCTCAGCCCGGAACTGACCAGCCGTGTACAGCAGCTCACTTCCGCCATCTACGACATTCTGGGCTGCAAGGGCATCGTCCGCGTGGATTACATCATCACGGAAGGCGAGAAAATCAACATGCTCGAAATCAATACCACTCCGGGAATGACGGCTACCAGCTTCATTCCGCAACAGGTACGTGCCGCCGGACTGGATATAAAAGATGTAATGACCAACATTATTGAAGACCATTTCAATTAA
- a CDS encoding 1-acyl-sn-glycerol-3-phosphate acyltransferase codes for MNIPAEFDDIRPYTPEELPQICEELLADKDFQTVIQSVMPGIPMEMLAAQLRHCKTNLDVQKTFFHKLLHDIMQQHSDGFDLDTSSLPDKQKSYTFISNHRDIVLDPGFLSVGLLDNGFPNTVEIAIGDNLLIYPWIKKLVRVNKAFIVQRALSMRQMLESSARMSRYIHFAVTQKKENVWIAQREGRAKDSNDRTQESVLKMLAMGGEGDIVDRLKELNLVPVALSYEYDPCDFLKAKEMQQKRDSENFKKSQADDLTNMQTGIFGYKGRVHFQTAPCLNEELETLRGLPKTEIFNRLATLIDRHIHRSYRIYPGNYVACDLLNGTDTSAGKYTPEEKQRFEAYLQQKLSLIQLPNKDEDFLRRCILQMYANPAINYLKAIEA; via the coding sequence ATGAACATACCTGCTGAATTCGACGACATTCGTCCGTACACCCCCGAAGAGCTTCCGCAAATCTGTGAGGAACTGCTGGCCGATAAGGACTTTCAGACTGTCATTCAGTCTGTCATGCCGGGTATCCCCATGGAGATGCTTGCAGCACAGCTACGTCACTGCAAGACCAACCTGGACGTCCAGAAAACGTTCTTTCACAAGCTGCTCCACGACATCATGCAACAACATAGTGACGGCTTCGACCTGGATACCTCTTCCCTTCCCGACAAACAAAAGAGTTATACGTTTATCTCCAACCACCGGGATATCGTACTCGACCCGGGATTTCTATCCGTCGGCCTGCTGGACAATGGTTTTCCCAATACCGTGGAAATCGCCATCGGCGACAACCTGCTGATTTACCCTTGGATAAAGAAGCTGGTCCGGGTGAACAAGGCCTTCATCGTGCAGCGTGCCCTGAGCATGCGACAGATGCTGGAATCGTCGGCCCGCATGTCACGCTATATCCATTTTGCCGTGACTCAGAAAAAGGAAAACGTGTGGATTGCCCAGCGTGAAGGAAGGGCCAAGGACTCCAACGACCGTACCCAGGAAAGTGTGTTGAAAATGCTGGCCATGGGAGGAGAAGGCGACATCGTAGACCGGCTGAAGGAACTGAATCTCGTGCCTGTGGCCCTGTCGTACGAGTATGACCCGTGTGACTTCCTGAAGGCAAAGGAGATGCAGCAAAAACGGGATTCGGAAAACTTCAAGAAAAGCCAGGCAGACGACCTGACCAACATGCAGACAGGTATTTTCGGCTACAAGGGACGCGTGCATTTCCAGACGGCTCCGTGTCTGAACGAGGAACTGGAAACGCTGAGGGGACTGCCTAAGACGGAAATCTTCAACCGTCTGGCCACACTGATTGACCGTCACATCCATCGCAGCTACCGGATATATCCGGGAAACTACGTGGCCTGTGATTTGCTGAACGGCACCGATACCTCCGCCGGCAAATATACACCGGAAGAGAAGCAACGTTTCGAAGCCTACCTGCAACAGAAACTGAGCCTGATTCAGCTGCCCAACAAAGACGAAGATTTCCTCCGTCGGTGTATCCTGCAAATGTATGCCAACCCGGCTATCAACTACCTGAAAGCCATCGAAGCATGA
- a CDS encoding glutamate-5-semialdehyde dehydrogenase — MNLNEIFQSVRAASRKLAMWDVETVNALLCAVADKIEEQTDSLLEANREDLLRMEVSNPKYDRLKLTKERLSGIAADMRQVAALPSPLGRVLESYTVPSGLRLKKVSVPFGIIGVIYEARPNVSFDVFALCLKTGNAAILKGGSDADASNRAIVQLIQEVLEEFGADPHVVELLPSSREATAALLHAEGWVDLIIPRGSSNLIRYVREEATVPVIETGAGICHTYFDKAGDLDKGAAIVHNAKTRRVSVCNALDCLLVHRARLGDLPDLCAPLQESRVILYADEPAYEALSGRYPVELLRPATPESYGTEFLDYKMAIKTVEDIAEAVSHIYAYGSGHSECIVTEDKEAADFFTRAVDAACVYVNAPTSFTDGAQFGLGAEIGISTQKLHARGPMGLREMTTYKWIVEGDGQIRKK, encoded by the coding sequence ATGAATCTGAATGAAATATTTCAATCCGTTCGGGCTGCATCCCGTAAACTGGCAATGTGGGATGTGGAAACGGTGAATGCACTTTTGTGTGCGGTGGCCGACAAGATAGAGGAGCAAACAGACAGCCTCCTGGAGGCCAATCGGGAGGACTTGCTGCGGATGGAAGTTTCCAATCCGAAGTATGACCGTCTGAAGCTGACGAAGGAACGGTTGTCGGGGATTGCGGCCGACATGCGTCAGGTGGCTGCACTTCCTTCCCCGCTGGGGCGTGTCCTGGAGAGTTATACGGTGCCGAGCGGGCTGCGGCTGAAAAAGGTGAGTGTGCCTTTCGGCATAATCGGGGTGATTTATGAAGCCCGTCCGAATGTGAGTTTCGATGTGTTTGCGCTGTGCCTGAAAACTGGGAACGCTGCTATCCTGAAAGGAGGGAGTGATGCGGATGCTTCCAACCGGGCTATCGTGCAGCTCATCCAGGAAGTGCTGGAGGAGTTCGGGGCAGACCCGCACGTGGTGGAGCTGCTTCCTTCGAGCCGGGAGGCTACGGCGGCATTGTTGCATGCCGAAGGATGGGTGGACTTGATTATCCCCCGTGGAAGCAGTAACCTGATTCGGTATGTGCGTGAGGAAGCTACCGTGCCGGTCATTGAAACGGGGGCTGGCATCTGTCATACGTATTTTGACAAGGCGGGCGACCTGGATAAGGGGGCGGCTATTGTCCACAATGCCAAGACGCGCCGGGTAAGTGTCTGCAATGCCCTCGACTGTCTGCTTGTACATCGGGCACGGCTGGGTGATTTGCCGGACCTGTGCGCACCGTTGCAGGAAAGCCGGGTGATACTGTATGCCGATGAGCCGGCTTATGAGGCTTTGTCGGGACGGTATCCGGTGGAACTGCTTCGTCCTGCCACACCGGAGAGTTACGGAACGGAGTTCCTGGATTACAAGATGGCCATCAAGACGGTGGAGGATATTGCGGAAGCTGTATCGCATATTTATGCATACGGCTCCGGACACAGTGAATGTATCGTAACGGAAGATAAAGAAGCGGCCGACTTCTTTACGCGGGCAGTGGATGCAGCCTGTGTGTATGTCAATGCGCCAACTTCCTTTACCGATGGAGCTCAGTTTGGTTTGGGGGCCGAAATCGGAATCAGTACCCAGAAACTGCATGCCCGTGGCCCGATGGGATTACGGGAGATGACTACCTATAAATGGATTGTGGAAGGCGATGGGCAGATTCGAAAAAAATGA
- a CDS encoding ABC transporter ATP-binding protein, translating into MIKIENLTKTFRTTEVETLALNKVSLEVRDKEFVAIMGPSGCGKSTLLNIMGLLDNPTSGSYFLDGKEVGSLKEKDRTNVRKGNIGFVFQSFNLIDELNVFENIELPLTYLKVPSEERKRRVNEIMQRMNISHRAKHYPQQLSGGQQQRVAIARAVVSGPKIILADEPTGNLDSKNGQEVMELLTELNKEGTTIVMVTHSQRDAGFAGRVINLFDGQIVASIAEM; encoded by the coding sequence ATGATTAAGATTGAAAACCTGACAAAAACGTTCCGTACCACGGAAGTAGAGACACTGGCACTGAATAAAGTAAGTTTGGAGGTAAGAGACAAAGAGTTTGTAGCTATCATGGGACCTTCCGGATGCGGAAAGTCTACTTTATTGAATATTATGGGGCTGCTGGACAATCCGACTTCGGGAAGCTATTTCCTCGACGGAAAGGAAGTGGGCAGTCTGAAAGAAAAAGACCGTACCAACGTGCGCAAGGGAAACATCGGTTTCGTGTTCCAGAGCTTCAACCTGATTGACGAGTTGAACGTGTTTGAGAACATCGAACTTCCGCTGACGTACCTGAAGGTGCCTTCTGAAGAACGGAAACGCCGGGTGAATGAAATCATGCAGCGGATGAACATCAGCCACCGTGCAAAGCACTATCCGCAACAGCTCTCCGGTGGTCAGCAACAGCGTGTGGCCATTGCCCGTGCCGTGGTTTCCGGACCGAAGATTATCCTGGCCGACGAGCCGACCGGTAACCTGGACTCCAAGAACGGACAGGAAGTGATGGAACTGCTGACCGAACTGAATAAGGAAGGAACCACCATTGTGATGGTGACACACAGCCAGCGTGACGCAGGTTTTGCCGGACGTGTCATCAACCTGTTCGATGGCCAGATTGTGGCTTCTATTGCGGAAATGTAA
- a CDS encoding acetylornithine carbamoyltransferase: MKTYTNVFDLGDLKTALDEAFEIKKDRYKYEALGKHKTCLLIFFNNSLRTRLSTQKAARNLGMDVIVLDVNQGAWKLETERGVVMDGDKSEHLLEAIPVMASYCDIIGVRSFARFESREDDYTEKILNQFIQYSGKPVFSMEAATGHPLQAFADLITIEEYKRTERPKVVLTWAPHPRALPQAVPNSFADFMNEADVDFVITHPHGYELDPKFVRGAKVEYDQKKAFEGAEFIYAKNWACPGVTCPEDYGKILSKDMSWTVDTEHMSWTNNAFFMHCLPVRRNMIVSDDVIEAPTSLVIPEAANREISATVVLKRMLQSL, encoded by the coding sequence ATGAAGACTTATACCAATGTATTCGATTTGGGCGACTTGAAGACCGCCTTGGATGAAGCGTTCGAGATTAAGAAAGACCGTTATAAATACGAAGCGTTGGGCAAGCATAAAACTTGTCTGCTGATATTCTTTAATAATAGTTTGCGTACGCGACTGAGCACGCAGAAGGCAGCCCGCAACCTGGGAATGGATGTCATTGTATTGGATGTGAATCAGGGTGCCTGGAAGCTGGAAACCGAGCGTGGCGTGGTGATGGATGGCGACAAGAGTGAGCATCTGCTGGAGGCTATTCCGGTAATGGCTTCTTATTGCGATATTATCGGCGTACGTTCGTTTGCCCGTTTCGAAAGTCGGGAGGACGACTATACCGAGAAGATTCTGAACCAGTTTATCCAGTATTCCGGCAAGCCGGTATTTTCCATGGAAGCGGCTACGGGACATCCCTTGCAGGCTTTTGCCGATTTGATAACGATTGAGGAGTACAAGCGGACCGAACGTCCGAAGGTAGTCCTGACATGGGCACCACATCCGCGGGCTCTTCCACAGGCCGTTCCGAACTCTTTTGCGGACTTTATGAACGAGGCCGACGTGGATTTCGTAATTACCCATCCGCACGGTTATGAACTCGACCCGAAGTTCGTGCGTGGTGCGAAAGTGGAATACGACCAGAAGAAGGCTTTTGAAGGAGCGGAATTCATCTATGCGAAGAACTGGGCTTGTCCGGGGGTAACTTGTCCGGAAGATTACGGAAAGATTCTGAGTAAGGATATGAGCTGGACGGTAGATACGGAGCACATGTCGTGGACCAACAATGCATTCTTCATGCACTGTCTTCCGGTACGCCGTAATATGATTGTATCAGATGACGTGATTGAAGCTCCGACTTCACTGGTCATTCCGGAAGCTGCCAACCGGGAGATTTCGGCTACGGTAGTGTTGAAGCGTATGCTCCAGAGTTTGTAA
- a CDS encoding DUF2007-related protein, whose protein sequence is MEAKDYDSLIEVFRGDLWEAELIKGLLRSAGVDAMLKDETPLSAMTSSYGGGSVCVLVNKEEEVYARKVVTERKA, encoded by the coding sequence ATGGAAGCAAAAGATTACGATTCATTGATTGAAGTTTTCAGAGGAGACCTCTGGGAAGCTGAATTGATAAAGGGCTTGTTGAGATCAGCCGGTGTGGATGCCATGCTAAAAGATGAAACACCACTGTCTGCCATGACTTCTTCCTATGGAGGAGGTTCCGTATGTGTACTGGTTAATAAGGAAGAAGAAGTTTACGCACGAAAGGTAGTAACAGAACGAAAAGCATGA
- a CDS encoding SAM-dependent methyltransferase translates to MAELSPETLQFIRAHRTEDVRTLALQARKYPQVDMAAAVVQIAGWQIAEKKVPLWAQTEGIRYPAHLSMEQCSSEITARYKASWLKGDTMADLTGGLGVDCSFLARNFQRVDYVERQEVLCELARHNFPLLGLPQVTVHEADGVDYLRQMEPVDCLFLDPARRNSQGGKTVAIADCEPDVQKLEPLLVEKGRTVVVKLSPMLDIFSSLRELKYIRQIHVVAVNNECKELLVVLQKPEKSASEASGEVWISCEQAVNNFLTEPFVFTYAQEKEARCPLAEEVGNYLYEPGAALLKAGPYRLLGARFGLQKLHVNSHLYTSEALVDFPGRRFRVLEVSGFGKKELKQLLQGVDKANLTVRNFPASVAELRKKWKLKEGGDVYLFATTLEGDRHVVIKCVKA, encoded by the coding sequence ATGGCCGAACTTTCACCCGAAACGCTACAGTTTATCCGTGCACATCGTACAGAGGATGTGCGTACCTTGGCCTTGCAGGCCCGTAAATATCCGCAGGTAGATATGGCGGCGGCTGTGGTGCAGATTGCCGGCTGGCAGATTGCCGAGAAGAAAGTGCCCCTTTGGGCGCAGACCGAGGGTATCCGGTATCCGGCCCACCTGTCTATGGAACAGTGTTCTTCGGAAATCACGGCTCGCTACAAGGCTTCGTGGCTGAAAGGCGATACGATGGCCGATTTGACGGGCGGACTGGGGGTAGACTGTTCTTTCCTGGCACGAAACTTCCAAAGAGTGGACTATGTGGAGCGGCAGGAAGTGCTTTGTGAACTGGCCCGCCATAATTTCCCGTTGCTCGGTTTGCCGCAGGTCACGGTGCATGAGGCGGATGGAGTGGATTATCTGCGACAGATGGAACCGGTGGACTGCCTGTTTCTGGACCCGGCCCGTCGCAACAGTCAGGGAGGAAAAACTGTGGCCATTGCCGACTGTGAACCGGATGTGCAGAAACTGGAACCGTTGTTGGTAGAGAAAGGACGCACGGTGGTGGTGAAACTTTCGCCCATGCTCGACATTTTTTCTTCGCTGCGGGAGTTGAAATACATCCGTCAGATTCACGTAGTGGCTGTGAATAACGAGTGCAAAGAGTTGCTCGTAGTACTCCAAAAACCGGAAAAATCGGCTTCAGAAGCCTCAGGAGAGGTGTGGATAAGTTGTGAACAGGCTGTTAATAACTTTTTGACGGAACCGTTTGTCTTCACTTATGCACAGGAGAAAGAAGCCCGTTGTCCGCTGGCGGAAGAAGTGGGGAATTACCTTTATGAACCGGGGGCAGCCTTGTTGAAAGCAGGACCTTACCGCTTGTTGGGAGCGCGTTTCGGTCTCCAGAAACTGCATGTGAACAGTCATTTGTATACGTCGGAGGCGTTGGTCGACTTTCCGGGACGTCGTTTCCGGGTGCTGGAAGTGTCGGGGTTTGGGAAGAAAGAACTGAAACAGTTGCTGCAAGGAGTGGACAAGGCCAACCTGACGGTGCGTAATTTCCCGGCGTCGGTGGCGGAACTCCGGAAAAAATGGAAATTGAAGGAAGGAGGCGATGTGTATCTGTTTGCCACCACTTTGGAAGGCGACCGGCACGTGGTCATCAAATGTGTCAAGGCATAG
- a CDS encoding rhodanese-like domain-containing protein — MIKTIYFMFFICMFAVAMVACKGKSNDDFKNLSADEFERFISDDQVQLVDVRTVAEYSEGHIPGSININVLDEKFSANADELLNPEQPVAVYCKSGRRSRNAAKLLVKKGFKVYNLDKGFESWKELGKDIEQ, encoded by the coding sequence ATGATTAAGACGATTTATTTCATGTTCTTTATATGCATGTTTGCCGTAGCCATGGTGGCATGCAAAGGAAAGTCAAACGACGATTTCAAGAATCTGTCCGCCGACGAGTTTGAACGCTTCATCAGCGACGACCAAGTGCAGCTGGTAGACGTACGGACCGTGGCTGAATACAGTGAAGGTCACATTCCGGGCAGCATCAATATCAACGTGCTGGATGAGAAATTCTCGGCCAATGCCGATGAACTGCTGAACCCGGAACAGCCGGTAGCCGTCTATTGCAAGAGTGGCCGCCGCAGCCGGAATGCCGCCAAGCTGCTGGTCAAGAAAGGTTTCAAGGTGTACAATCTTGACAAGGGTTTCGAAAGCTGGAAAGAACTGGGAAAAGATATCGAGCAATAA